A genome region from Panicum virgatum strain AP13 chromosome 4K, P.virgatum_v5, whole genome shotgun sequence includes the following:
- the LOC120701918 gene encoding uncharacterized protein LOC120701918, whose translation MAAAMPATPTTPPATTMPLPSYQVSGAGAGAAAPRHAGVSAGSSIGAFFGVLAAVLVLAALSCVFGRVCAAQAERPDESYDCSRLALWRRRRAPRRRPPPAAEAKQQPAPEGPPPPEP comes from the coding sequence ATGGCGGCCGCCATGCCAGCGACAccgaccacgccgccggcgacgacgatgcCGCTGCCGAGCTACCAGgtgtccggcgccggcgccggcgccgccgccccgcggcaCGCCGGCGTCTCCGCGGGATCGTCGATCGGCGCCTTCTTCGGCGTGCTGGCCGCGGTGCTCGTGCTCGCCGCGCTCTCCTGCGTCTTCGGCCGGGTGTGCGCGGCGCAAGCCGAGCGGCCCGACGAGTCCTACGACTGCTCCAGGCTGGCGctctggcggcgccggcgcgcgccgcggcggcggccgcctccggcTGCGGAGGCCAAGCAGCAGCCGGCCCCggaggggccgccgccgcctgagccGTGA